One window from the genome of Anopheles merus strain MAF chromosome 3R, AmerM5.1, whole genome shotgun sequence encodes:
- the LOC121595265 gene encoding putative uncharacterized protein DDB_G0285119, translating into MDGSNPASPYHSSSNSATYTATDSTNHASAGYSINYSVTQPGWGKPSTGKNAHQPGFNLNSINNNNNCNRSSNSGSNANSRPCTSRHQPAVAATSNDHDNCNNNQSKLSPVQPAGAIVAGPLLEEPDNRLNNNHIVPAPAGPSPVPSSLPSPTASSRSVPRTEDISIGAADCTTTVDTTTDTSTHTTSDTIDQRLPVAPEASERDRDSVTRGTCLL; encoded by the exons ATGGACGGTAGCAACCCCGCCAGCCCGTACCATTCATCGTCCAATTCTGCCACGTACACGGCAACGGACAGTACGAACCATGCCAGCGCCGGCTACAGCATCAACTACAGCGTCACCCAACCGGGCTGGGGGAAGCCTAGCACTGGCAAAAACGCACACCAGCCCGGTTTCAATCtcaacagcatcaacaacaacaacaactgcaaCCGTAGCAGTAATAGCGGCAGCAACGCAAACAGCCGCCCGTGCACCTCCCGCCACCAACCGGCGGTGGCTGCCACTAGCAACGATCACGATAACTGCAATAATAATCAAAGCAAGCTATCGCCAGTGCAACCGGCTGGTGCGATCGTGGCGGGACCGCTCCTGGAGGAGCCCGATAATCGACTGAACAACAACCACATCGTGCCAGCACCGGCAGGGCCATCGCCGGTCCCGTCCTCGCTGCCATCGCCCACCGCTTCGAGCAGAAGCGTGCCGAGGACGGAGGACATCTCTATCGGGGCCGCCGATTGCACGACAACCGTCGATACGACGACCGAtaccagcacacacaccaccagcgATACCATCGATCAGCGGCTGCCCGT TGCACCGGAGGCAagtgagagagacagagactCCGTGACAAGGGGAACGTGTTTGCTGTAG
- the LOC121595263 gene encoding probable G-protein coupled receptor CG31760 isoform X1 has product MHKIALWPWLAIAWRWRTVIILNLLAQSWCAGSVPSSGLKTSDGSSIGSGGGIGIGDEGAGAAGMPNLLEQDGMFGPATTTIYTERHTITPTEEAIEDSLQTIHDIATENLGALCLTKLYRPLKITLNPERYTGARQKADLAAVVLQDVGVSRHNGLLDALAKGLLSDAYVTSARILSINVTDGLLTNSVWWNKEPGGMGAPLRIEAEGIAIGTKPDPSYPWFEDETSSPGLRSPKFTPTPPDISYKGWWTYPYYSCGQKKWILSYSVAIPPMGRHGIRGFLSIDIDISDLQVNQCNNPNRFEILSYNQHLRQYYPFVRNLKLGEDEQMRQIEAFHGSHKCHVHSMRCEYRPVVTSVISPASLAVGPNGTGPLVPLGGSIVNGSGGPSVLLTGGTTLQTVVNGWTRGAYQCRCKDGFYSFRHPDGFNGSIMEVAYQEYRDNISTYYKEVFVCVRCAPGCATCTGPEPCLASYNWAFRTTLLTFSVMCAGFTVVLALYMYQHRKVKVFKVASPIFLTITLLGCAFMYLEMAAIFPILDTYSCIATKWTRHMGFCVTYTALLMKTWRVSLTYRVKSAHKVKLTDKQLLQWMVPILLVMFIYLGTWTLSAPPTAERIEDQYGLIFKQCSYNWWDHSLAIGEVLFLAWGIRVCYNVRNAESLYNEAKLISYAIYNIALVNTTMVAFHLFIFPQAGPDIKYLLGFIRTQLSTSVTIALVFGPKVLRILRGQGDQWDQRARKRGITASFSLNGIGLVPEETADLYQENEELKEEIQKLAAQIEFMKIVHMEMNNRHLKPKPGGYFTMKSPLGKSFGGGAGSGAGGGSGSGSHRHKHTKDDSVKEHSGVTEDGHSGTNSCYSGTANSIGFTAQPTTTTTTTTTATSTAANNSSGLTEKV; this is encoded by the exons ATGCATAAAATTGCGTTATGGCCCTGGTTAGCCATAGCCTGGAGATGGAGAACCGTCATTATATTGAATTTGTTAGCACAAAGCTGGTGCGCCGGCTCTGTCCCGTCAAGTGGTTTAAAAACAAGCGATGGAAGTAGCATCGGCAGCGGTGGCGGCATCGGGATCGGCGATGAAGGTGCCGGTGCGGCCGGTATGCCCAATCTGCTCGAGCAGGACGGAATGTTTGGGCCAGCGACGACGACCATCTACACCGAGCGTCACACCATTACACCGACGGAG GAAGCGATCGAAGACTCTCTGCAAACAATACACGATATCGCGACGGAAAACCTGGGCGCCCTCTGCCTGACGAAGCTCTACCGGCCGCTAAAGATAACGCTCAACCCGGAGCGCTACACCGGCGCCCGCCAGAAGGCGGATCTGGCCGCGGTCGTACTGCAGGACGTGGGTGTGTCACGCCACAACG GTTTGCTGGACGCACTGGCGAAGGGTTTGCTGTCCGACGCGTACGTCACCAGTGCGCGCATTCTGTCGATCAACGTTACCGACGGTCTGCTCACCAACTCCGTCTGGTGGAACAAGGAACCGGGCGGTATGGGCGCTCCGTTGCGCATCGAGGCGGAAGGTATAGCGATCGGCACCAAGCCCGACCCCAGCTATCCGTG GTTTGAGGATGAAACGTCCTCGCCCGGTCTCAGGTCGCCCAAGTTTACACCGACCCCGCCGGACATTTCCTACAAAGGCTGGTGGACCTACCCGTACTATTCCTGCGGCCAGAAGAAGTGGATCCTCTCGTACAGCGTCGCCATCCCACCGATGGGCCGACACGG CATTCGCGGTTTCCTAAGCATCGACATCGACATCAGCGATCTGCAGGTGAACCAGTGCAACAATCCGAACCGGTTCGAAATCCTCAGCTACAATCAGCACCTCCGCCAGTACTACCCGTTCGTGCGCAACCTCAAGCTGGGCGAGGACGAGCAGATGCGCCAGATCGAGGCGTTTCACGGTTCGCACAAGTGCCACGTGCACAGCATGCGGTGCGAGTACCGGCCGGTCGTGACGAGCGTCATCAGCCCCGCGTCGCTAGCGGTCGGCCCGAACGGGACTGGGCCGCTGGTGCCGCTCGGGGGTAGCATCGTTAACGGAAGCGGTGGCCCGAGCGTGCTGCTGACCGGTGGCACCACCCTGCAGACGGTGGTGAATGGATGGACGCGCGGTGCGTACCAGTGCCGGTGCAAGGACGGGTTCTACTCGTTCCGCCATCCGGATGGGTTCAATGGCAGCATCATGGAGGTGGCGTACCAGGAGTACCGGGACAACATCAGCACGTACTACAAggaggtgtttgtgtgtgtgcggtgtgcgCCCGGTTGTGCGACCTGCACCGGACCGGAACCCTGCCTGGCGAGCTACAATTGGGCTTTCAg AACGACGCTGCTCACCTTCTCCGTCATGTGCGCCGGGTTTACCGTCGTGCTCGCACTGTACATGTATCAGCACCGGAAGGTGAAAGTGTTCAAGGTGGCCAGCCCAATCTTCCTCACCATCACGCTGCTCGGTTGTGCCTTCATGTACCTGGAGATGGCGGCCATCTTTCCGATCCTCGACACCTACTCGTGCATCGCCACCAAATGGACGCGGCACATGGGCTTCTGCGTGACGTACACGGCGCTGCTGATGAAGACCTGGCGCGTCTCGCTGACCTACCGCGTCAAGTCCGCGCACAAGGTGAAGCTCACCGacaagcagctgctgcagtgGATGGTCCCGATACTGCTGGTCATGTTTATCTACCTTGGCACCTGGACACTGTCGGCACCACCGACCGCAGAACGG ATCGAGGACCAGTACGGGTTGATATTCAAGCAGTGCTCGTACAACTGGTGGGACCACAGTTTGGCCATCGGCGAGGTACTGTTTCTTGCCTGGGGTATACGCGTCTGCTACAACGTGCGCAACGCCGAATCGCTATACAACGAGGCGAAGCTCATCTCCTACGCCATCTACAACATTGCCCTGGTCAACACGACCATGGTAGCATTCCA CTTGTTCATTTTTCCGCAGGCTGGACCGGATATTAAATACCTGCTCGGCTTCATACGTACGCAGCTATCCACCTCGGTCACGATAGCGCTCGTGTTCGGGCCGAAAGTGCTGCGTATACTGCGCGGCCAGGGTGACCAGTGGGATCAGCGGGCCCGGAAGCGGGGCATCACGGCGTCCTTCTCACTGAACGGCATCGGACTGGTGCCGGAGGAAACGGCCGACCTATATCAGGAAAATGAAGAGCTGAAG GAAGAAATTCAGAAACTCGCTGCTCAAATTGAATTCATGAAAATTGTTCACATGGAAATGAACAATCGCCATCTGAAGCCGAAACCGGGCGGCTACTTTACCATGAAAAGTCCGCTCGGCAAATCGTTCGGCGGTGGCGCCGGTAGTGGCGCGGGCGGTGGCAGTGGCAGCGGTTCGCAccggcacaaacacaccaagGACGACTCGGTGAAGGAGCACAGCGGCGTCACGGAGGATGGACACAGCGGCACAAACAGTTGCTACTCGGGAACGGCAAACTCGATCGG CTTTACAGCGCAACcgaccactaccaccaccaccaccaccaccgctacgAGCACCGCGGCAAACAACAGCAGTGGGCTGACCGAGAAGGTATGA
- the LOC121595263 gene encoding probable G-protein coupled receptor CG31760 isoform X2: MHKIALWPWLAIAWRWRTVIILNLLAQSWCAGSVPSSGLKTSDGSSIGSGGGIGIGDEGAGAAGMPNLLEQDGMFGPATTTIYTERHTITPTEEAIEDSLQTIHDIATENLGALCLTKLYRPLKITLNPERYTGARQKADLAAVVLQDVGVSRHNGLLDALAKGLLSDAYVTSARILSINVTDGLLTNSVWWNKEPGGMGAPLRIEAEGIAIGTKPDPSYPWFEDETSSPGLRSPKFTPTPPDISYKGWWTYPYYSCGQKKWILSYSVAIPPMGRHGIRGFLSIDIDISDLQVNQCNNPNRFEILSYNQHLRQYYPFVRNLKLGEDEQMRQIEAFHGSHKCHVHSMRCEYRPVVTSVISPASLAVGPNGTGPLVPLGGSIVNGSGGPSVLLTGGTTLQTVVNGWTRGAYQCRCKDGFYSFRHPDGFNGSIMEVAYQEYRDNISTYYKEVFVCVRCAPGCATCTGPEPCLASYNWAFRTTLLTFSVMCAGFTVVLALYMYQHRKVKVFKVASPIFLTITLLGCAFMYLEMAAIFPILDTYSCIATKWTRHMGFCVTYTALLMKTWRVSLTYRVKSAHKVKLTDKQLLQWMVPILLVMFIYLGTWTLSAPPTAERIEDQYGLIFKQCSYNWWDHSLAIGEVLFLAWGIRVCYNVRNAESLYNEAKLISYAIYNIALVNTTMVAFHLFIFPQAGPDIKYLLGFIRTQLSTSVTIALVFGPKVLRILRGQGDQWDQRARKRGITASFSLNGIGLVPEETADLYQENEELKKFRNSLLKLNS, translated from the exons ATGCATAAAATTGCGTTATGGCCCTGGTTAGCCATAGCCTGGAGATGGAGAACCGTCATTATATTGAATTTGTTAGCACAAAGCTGGTGCGCCGGCTCTGTCCCGTCAAGTGGTTTAAAAACAAGCGATGGAAGTAGCATCGGCAGCGGTGGCGGCATCGGGATCGGCGATGAAGGTGCCGGTGCGGCCGGTATGCCCAATCTGCTCGAGCAGGACGGAATGTTTGGGCCAGCGACGACGACCATCTACACCGAGCGTCACACCATTACACCGACGGAG GAAGCGATCGAAGACTCTCTGCAAACAATACACGATATCGCGACGGAAAACCTGGGCGCCCTCTGCCTGACGAAGCTCTACCGGCCGCTAAAGATAACGCTCAACCCGGAGCGCTACACCGGCGCCCGCCAGAAGGCGGATCTGGCCGCGGTCGTACTGCAGGACGTGGGTGTGTCACGCCACAACG GTTTGCTGGACGCACTGGCGAAGGGTTTGCTGTCCGACGCGTACGTCACCAGTGCGCGCATTCTGTCGATCAACGTTACCGACGGTCTGCTCACCAACTCCGTCTGGTGGAACAAGGAACCGGGCGGTATGGGCGCTCCGTTGCGCATCGAGGCGGAAGGTATAGCGATCGGCACCAAGCCCGACCCCAGCTATCCGTG GTTTGAGGATGAAACGTCCTCGCCCGGTCTCAGGTCGCCCAAGTTTACACCGACCCCGCCGGACATTTCCTACAAAGGCTGGTGGACCTACCCGTACTATTCCTGCGGCCAGAAGAAGTGGATCCTCTCGTACAGCGTCGCCATCCCACCGATGGGCCGACACGG CATTCGCGGTTTCCTAAGCATCGACATCGACATCAGCGATCTGCAGGTGAACCAGTGCAACAATCCGAACCGGTTCGAAATCCTCAGCTACAATCAGCACCTCCGCCAGTACTACCCGTTCGTGCGCAACCTCAAGCTGGGCGAGGACGAGCAGATGCGCCAGATCGAGGCGTTTCACGGTTCGCACAAGTGCCACGTGCACAGCATGCGGTGCGAGTACCGGCCGGTCGTGACGAGCGTCATCAGCCCCGCGTCGCTAGCGGTCGGCCCGAACGGGACTGGGCCGCTGGTGCCGCTCGGGGGTAGCATCGTTAACGGAAGCGGTGGCCCGAGCGTGCTGCTGACCGGTGGCACCACCCTGCAGACGGTGGTGAATGGATGGACGCGCGGTGCGTACCAGTGCCGGTGCAAGGACGGGTTCTACTCGTTCCGCCATCCGGATGGGTTCAATGGCAGCATCATGGAGGTGGCGTACCAGGAGTACCGGGACAACATCAGCACGTACTACAAggaggtgtttgtgtgtgtgcggtgtgcgCCCGGTTGTGCGACCTGCACCGGACCGGAACCCTGCCTGGCGAGCTACAATTGGGCTTTCAg AACGACGCTGCTCACCTTCTCCGTCATGTGCGCCGGGTTTACCGTCGTGCTCGCACTGTACATGTATCAGCACCGGAAGGTGAAAGTGTTCAAGGTGGCCAGCCCAATCTTCCTCACCATCACGCTGCTCGGTTGTGCCTTCATGTACCTGGAGATGGCGGCCATCTTTCCGATCCTCGACACCTACTCGTGCATCGCCACCAAATGGACGCGGCACATGGGCTTCTGCGTGACGTACACGGCGCTGCTGATGAAGACCTGGCGCGTCTCGCTGACCTACCGCGTCAAGTCCGCGCACAAGGTGAAGCTCACCGacaagcagctgctgcagtgGATGGTCCCGATACTGCTGGTCATGTTTATCTACCTTGGCACCTGGACACTGTCGGCACCACCGACCGCAGAACGG ATCGAGGACCAGTACGGGTTGATATTCAAGCAGTGCTCGTACAACTGGTGGGACCACAGTTTGGCCATCGGCGAGGTACTGTTTCTTGCCTGGGGTATACGCGTCTGCTACAACGTGCGCAACGCCGAATCGCTATACAACGAGGCGAAGCTCATCTCCTACGCCATCTACAACATTGCCCTGGTCAACACGACCATGGTAGCATTCCA CTTGTTCATTTTTCCGCAGGCTGGACCGGATATTAAATACCTGCTCGGCTTCATACGTACGCAGCTATCCACCTCGGTCACGATAGCGCTCGTGTTCGGGCCGAAAGTGCTGCGTATACTGCGCGGCCAGGGTGACCAGTGGGATCAGCGGGCCCGGAAGCGGGGCATCACGGCGTCCTTCTCACTGAACGGCATCGGACTGGTGCCGGAGGAAACGGCCGACCTATATCAGGAAAATGAAGAGCTGAAG AAATTCAGAAACTCGCTGCTCAAATTGAATTCATGA